A stretch of the Arachis stenosperma cultivar V10309 chromosome 6, arast.V10309.gnm1.PFL2, whole genome shotgun sequence genome encodes the following:
- the LOC130935843 gene encoding replication protein A 14 kDa subunit B-like, protein MDTSNPAVFVNAELLQFYVGRRVRAVMQVVRSEGGVVIGKSTDEKQLVVKGPPPPAPLTNFVEVIGIVDNDRSIRAEIWTNFGNVIDMFSYNKLCQLANGEFKHLFV, encoded by the exons ATGGACACATCAAATCCTGCAGTTTTTGTCAATGCAGAACTCTTGCAGTTTTATGTTGGAAGGAGGGTTCGGGCTGTGATGCAGGTTGTGCGATCCGAGGGGGGCGTTGTCATTGGAAAATCAACAGATGAGAAGCAGCTAGTTGTGAAAGGACCACCCCCACCTGCACCTCTTACAAATTTTGTTGAAGTTATTGGCATTGTTGACAATGATAGATCCATTCGAGCTGAGATATGGACCAATTTTGGCAATGTGATTG ATATGTTCAGCTACAATAAGCTTTGTCAGCTTGCAAATGGAGAATTTAAGCACTTGTTTGTGTGA